ACTCACCGGTTACAAGATAGTCGGCTTTCGTATGGAGAAAATTCATCGGCAGCATCGCGAACTGAAGGCTTGCCCCACCGCCGACAAAGATGACGGCGTAGTCCTGGGCATTCAGTCCCATGATTGCCAGCGCGTCCTTTTCTGCGTCCTGAATAACGACATCGAATTCCTTCGAACGGTGGCTGATCTCGAGAATCGAGACCCCCAGATTGGCAAAATTCACAACAGCATCCCGCGTTTCTTCGAGGACCGATACCGGAAGAACTGCTGGGCCCGCATAGAAGTTATGTGCTCGATTAGACATCGGAAGTCTCCTTCGTCAGGCTTGAAGTGGGTGGAGAAGCAGAAATTGTACATATGCAATATATGATTTTTTCGATCACGCGGAAAGTGAGGCGTTTTATTTTCTGTCCTGGCGTCAAATGAAAACCGGCGGTCTGTCGTCTCGAAAACAGGAATTGTCACGCCGCTCCGATCGTTCTCAGTTGTCACTTCAAACAAAATTCATTACGTTTCGCCCCATCAAGCCGGGAACCAGAGCGATCATTGACGCGGCTTCCTGCAAGCGTTCTCTGTATGTACTGACTCTCGTCCGGGCTCACAATCTCATCTTTGAATTCGGAGGCGTCCATGAAGATACTCATCACAGACGGAATTTCTCCTGAGGGGGCAAAAATCCTGCTTGATGCAGGGCACGATGTCGACCAGGTAAAGTATACGCCGGAAGAACTGCTGACAAACATCGGCAAGTACGATTGCATTATCGTTCGTTCGGCCACAAAGGTTACCAGGGAAGTCATCGAAGCTGGGAAGAACCTGAAGGTCATTGCACGGGGCGGCGTCGGGCTGGACAACATCGACGTCGAAGTTGCAAAGGCGAAGAACCTTGCGGTCCTCAACACTCCCGGCGCATCGGCGATCTCCGTCGCCGAGCTGGCAATCGGACACATGTTTGCCCTGAGCCGGTTTCTGCACGTCAGCAAAATGGACATGATTGCAGGCAAGTGGCCGAAGAAGGAATACTCGAAGGGCATCGAACTGACGGGCAAGACGCTCGGGGTCATGGGATTCGGAAATATCGGCAAGGAAACAGCCCGCCGGGCTTTGGGTCTGAGCATGAACGTGCTCGCCTTCGATCCACCGTTCACGATGATGGACTTTGTCGTGCGGATCACGACGCGCGAGAAACTCCTCGAAGCATCCGACTTCATCACGCTCCACATCCCCGCGGATAAGAAAGCCGGTCCGGCCATCGGGAAAAAGGAATTCGACATGATGAAGAAGGGGGCTATCCTCATTAACTGCTCTCGCGGCGGTGTGGTCGATGAATCTGCGCTCCTCGACGCACTCGAAAGCGGCAAGGTCGCCGGCGCGGCGCTGGATGTATTTATGAACGAACCGCCGACGGATGCTCAGAAGGCCCTCATCAATCATCCGCGGGTCAGCGTGTCTCCGCATATCGGTGGATCTACAATAGAAGGCCAGGAGCGGGTCGGCATCGAGATCGCTCAGCGCGTCGTGAAGGCGTTCAATCCCGACGCATTCCACTAGCCAGGGTGCGGAAAAACAAAATATCGTCACGTTGAGCGAAGCCTGACGAGGTTTTTCTTTTGGATGCCTTTTTCCGCATCATCCTTGGGTCCACTTACAACAATCGCTTCACCACAAAGGCACTGAGCCAAAGGCTCATGCGCCTCTGGCGCAGAAGACTCGAATTGAGTTGCGGAGACGAGAGGTTATTTGTTTCTCTTTGTGTCTTCGTAGTTGAAAAAAGGAATCAACACTCTCTATGGCAACTGTTCGTCCGTTCAAAGCATTTCGTCCAAAACCGGAATTCGCAGGCGAGGTCGCAGCGAAACCGTATGACGTCCTGAGCTCTGAAGAAGCGCGTCTGGAAGTCCGCGGGAACCCCCTGTCATTTCTTCACGTCGGCAAACCAGAGATCGACCTGGATCCGGCGATTGACCATTACGATCCTCGTGTCTATACGAAGGGGAAAGAGAATCTTCAGAAGCTGATCGACCAGAAGATTCTGGCAGAAGACCCGGCTCCGTATCTGTATGTGTACGCGCAGACAATGGAAGGACGGACACAGTACGGCATCGTCGGCTGTGCCTCGGTAGAGGAGTATCTGAACGACACGATCAAGAAGCACGAGCTCACTCGTAGAGACAAGGAGGAGGACCGCTGCAACCACGTGCGGGTCACCAACTCGCACTCCGGCCCGATCTTTCTGACGTATCCGGACAACGCTGAGATTGATGCCATCGTGGAGGCGGTCACGAAGCAGCCTCCCGAGAATGATCACGTTGCTGCTGACGGGATTCGGCATCAGTCGTGGGTTATCAGGGATTCGGGCACGGTTCAGAAGCTCCAAGATCTCTTCAGCGGAATCCGGAACTTGTACGTTGCTGACGGACATCACAGGACAGCCGCGGCGGCAATCGTGGGACGCGAACGGAAGCTCGCAAACCCGAATCACCGGGGAGACGAAGAGTACAACTTCTTCCTGGCTGTCTGCTTCCCTGCCAGTCAGCTCAAGATCCTCGACTACAACCGTGTTGTGAAAGACCTCAGCGGTCTGAGCCCGGAAGCGTTCTTCGAGAAAGTGAAAAAGACCTTTGCTGTGGCACATATCCAGGGCCGGCCCCGGCTTGCACGAAAGGGAGAGTTCGGCCTGTATCTCGACGGTGAGTGGTACTTGTTATCGGCGCCGGATTCATTGCTGATGAACAGCGATCCCGTTGAGCGGCTTGACGTGACAATCATCCAGAAACACCTGCTCGACCCGATACTTGGCATCAAGGACCCACGCGTGGACAAGCGCATCGATTTCGTTGGCGGCATTCGCGGCCTGGGCGAACTTGAGAAGCGGGTAGACTCCGGAGAGATGAAGCTCGCGATCTGCATGTTCCCCACTTCGATCCACGAGTTGATCGCCATAGCCGATGCCGGCAAAATAATGCCTCCCAAATCGACTTGGTTTGAACCGAAGCTGCGGGACGGGCTGTTTGTGCATTTCCTGGAGTAGAAGAAACCAGTTAATTGGTTAAATGGTTAAATAACCAATCACCAATTAACCAGTCACCACATACCCCCGTGAACTAAACCTGAGAATTGTTGGTTGATATGTAGCAGACCACCACATTGAACCAATACTCGGAGATGATCCATGAAATCCAGCCTGACAGCAGTGTTGACCTGCGTGCTCGCCTTCACAGCTGCTGCTCAACACGATATGCAGAAGATGGGAAACGTGCCGTTGAAAGCCATCGCGCTTCTGGCTCCTGCCAAAGACAAGACCGTGAAAGGTGTCGTCACTTTCACCCAATCGGACAACGGTGTCAAAGTGTATGCACACCTGGAGGGGCTCACTCCCGGAAAGCACGGATTTCACATTCATGAGTTTGGGGATTGCACGGCGGCCGATCTGACGAGCGCTGGCGGACATTTCAATCCGACTCAATCATCCCATGGTGCGCCGGCTGATGAGATGCGCCACTCTGGCGATCTTGGCAACATTGTGGCAGACGAGAAGGGGATGGCAATACTGGAGTGGGTGGACCCAATGATGCAGCTCTCAGGTCCGAACGCGATCATCGGTCACGCAGTCATCGTCCATGCAAAAGAGGACGATCTGAAGACTCAACCAACGGGGAATGCCGGTGCGCGTGAGGCGTGCGGAGTGATAGGTATCGCGAAATAGAATCGACCTCATCCGTCGAGAATTCCAAAGGCCCGCACACCGGGCCTTTTTTTTGTTTGAGCCCTTTCGAGGAATCGAAAACATTGGATAGCAACCACCTTGGAGTGAACCCAAGCTAACCCTCACCTGCCGGCTCGAACATCGAATCACCAAACCTCCCCTCCTTCTGTGAAGGAGGGGGCAGGGGAGGTCAGCCCAGGAACAACCCATTCGACGTTCCCACCCACCCTCCTTTTTCCGCCAATCATATTTTCTTGTTCCCCGAATTGCGACTGACTAAGTTTCCCTTCAATTGACTAGAACCTATCTCAAAAATGCTCACGCCCGCCTGCCTCTGGAATTGCCCGAGGCGGGCAGGCAAAGGCGCCCCCGACAATCCTTCGACTCCGCTTCGACTCGTGCTGGCAAGAACGCACTCGCTCAGCGTCGCTCAGGACGTCGGGGCAAGCAAGACAGCAAAGGTAAGATCTTGAGTTGAAAATTCTCTCCTTTGCGGCTTTGCGTGAAATTCTCATCTTACCGAGGTGTTCTTGAGATGGCTTCCAGAACCAAAGCGCTCTCTGCAACGATGACTCTCCACTTCAACATCACTCCCCTCAAGAAGAGGCGCCGCTACCTTCGGACCCATCTTCCGAAAGCCGAAGTGCTCCTCTGGATGCGACTCTCGAACCGTCAGATGCTTGGGTTCAAATTCCGACGTCAGTACAGCGTTGACAAATTTGTGATTGACTTCTATTGCACGGAGCTGAGACTTGCGATCGAAGTCGACGGCGACAGCCATTTCACACCGCGGGCCAGGATTTACGACCGTGGCCGCCAGCATCACATCGAGTCGTTTGGAATCAGGTTCCTGCGGGTAATGAACGAAGATGTCTACCATAATCTGGAGGCGGTGTTGGATGAGATTGAGTCAACGATTCGAGCAATCGAAGGCAGGGGATAGCGACCAACCCTTCGATGTGTCCCCTCCTTTGCAGGAGAGAATCTGTGGGAAGCAGCCTGAACTAACCGTCATCAGCGAGCTCCATCATTGACCCGCCAACCCTCCCCTCCTTCATTGGAAAGCGGGGGCAGAGGAGGTCGGCCCCTGAACAACCTGCCCGACGATTCCTCCCCTATTGTATGAGCAGAGCCGCTGTTTCGCTTACCCAAAAAAAACAAAGGCCCGCACACCGGGCCTTTGTCGTTCGCTGGTGGACAGATAGTCAACCAGTCCGACAGTAATGATCACAAGAGAGAGCTATTTCGTCAGTTCATACCCCCGCGTCTTCCCCTTCTCGATGGCCGGTATCCCCCTGGTCATCCACACAGGCTCCGGTTGCCCCATCAGGTAATGATCGAAGAACTGGAGCATGCGCACCGAGAGATCTTTCCGGTTCTTGCGCTGCACGAGGTTGTGCGCCTCGCCGTTGTACGTCAGCATCCAGGCCGGCTTGCCGAGGCGGCGGAGAGCCGTAAACAGTTCGATGCCCTGATACCAGGGAACAGCCCCATCCGCATCATTTGCCATGATCAGAAGCGGTGTCGTGATGTCCGGAGCACTGAACAACGCTGAGTTCTCGATGTAGAGCAGCGGCTTCTCCCATAGCGTAGCCCCAATCCGACTCTGGGTCTTTTCATACTGGAACATTCGGCTCATGCCCGACTCCCACCGTATCCCGCCATACGCACTCGTCATGTTTGAAACGGGAGCCCCCGCGCCGGCTGCAGCAAACATGTGTGAATGCGCCACAAGATACGCCACCTGGTATCCCCCCCAGCTCTGACCTTGAATGGCGATCTTTGAGCTATCCACATATCCCTCTCCGATCAGTTTCATGATACCGGGGATGACACAATCATACGCGCCTTTCCCGGGGTATCCTACCTGATAGCGAATATCGGGGACGAAAATGACATAGCCGCGGCTGACGAAGAGTGAGATATTGACCGTCGATGCTGATGGAGCCGGCGCAATGTAGCGATGGAGGAGATCGGAATTGCGTTCATAGAAGTACGAGATCAGAGGATATTTCTTCTTCGGATCGAAATTCTCCGGCTTGAAGAGCAGGCCTTCGATCGGCTTGCCGTCCGCTGCGATCCACGAAATCAACTCCACCGAACCCCAGAGATACTCTTTTTGCTGCGGATTGATGTCGCTGATCCGCTCGAGCTTTGCCATCGCCATATCGGAGACATACAGATCAGGACACTCCCTGAACGTGCTGCGTGTGAGTATCAGTTTCTCCGCCTTGTCGGCCTTCTTCGGGGCAGAGTAATCACAAGCCTGCATGACGATCTTGCGCGGCGCCTGCCCATCGTTGAGCTTCATCGTGTAGAATCCTGAGGACTTGTCGGTAAACGAAAATGCATCGAGAAGAATCTGCGCGTCAGGGTTCAGAAACTTCTCTTCGGGATCGAGTCGGACGTACCGGAATCTCAACTGCTCCTTGCGTCCAAGTCCGCGCGTCAGATTCTCGGGGGCCTTCTTCCCTTCCGGATCGATTCTCCAGATATCATGGCGATCATAGATCAAAACGTCCTGGTCATCTTTCGTCCACCCCATCATACCATGGGGGTTGGGGTCATCCGGCACGTCATTCAGCTCGTTCCACACCGGGAAGGGAATCTGAGCGGATAAATTGATGGTCTTTTCTTTCTTCAGCGAATACGCGCGCCAGCAGGTGTCCTCCTCAGCATACCAAACAACGTACTGCGCGGAAGGGGACAGGGTTGGATTCCCTCTCGTTTTGCCGGCAATCTTCTTTGCTTCACCCGTCACGGGATCTACCACGTACACATCCCGGTACGAAGCATCCCACGAAACGAGCTGGCGGTACGGGACATCGGTCGAGCCGACAGCCACGTCAGCGTTTCCGTCGAGCCCTACCGTCACATTCGGCATGGCGACCGTGGCAAGCTGCGAGAACTTTCGCTTCTTCAGATTTACGACCGCCGTATATGATCGCTTCTTTTCCGTATCGAGGTTCTTGAGCTGCTGCGGCTGCAGCAAAGGATCCTGCCAATTCCATACGTCGAGCTTCGCAGATTCCTCATCGTTCATGGTTGTGTCTTCCGGCATCGGAACCGGCGCCGTTCCAAGGAACAGCCTCTTGCCATCCTTCGAGAAAAACAGTTTTCCATTTTCGCTGACCAGCCACTTTTTCGGTAATCCCTGCGTGAGCGTGTCGGCCAGAAGCTCCGGAGCTGTTGAATTCTCCGACCAATAATAGAGAGAGTAATACCTCTGCTTCGCCTTGGAAGTGTCACGGTCTGCCACGTATGCCGCCTGCGTTCCTTCGTCGTCGCAGACGACGCCCTTGAACTTTCCTTTTCCGGCAGCGAGAGTGTCGATGTACGCTCGGGATGTATCGGTAAACGCCTTTCCCGTGTTCACCGTGATCACCCCTGCTTTGACCGTGCTGTCATTCCCGGTTGTCGCGGCGATGAAACGCTTTCCGTTCTTCGAGAATGCATAGTCACCGCCAAACGGGAAGCTGTAGTCTTTGCCCGAGAGGAGATTGCGGAGAAGAATGGTAGTTCCCTTTTCTTCCTTCTTGGTCGTCTCTTCGTCCGCCGGATCAGCATCATCGCTCTTCTTTTCGACGTTTCGCTTCCCTTTCTTCGTGGTATCCGGGAGTTCCTTTTCGAGCTGATATGCGACCCATCCCGATCCCTTCTCGGGGAGCTTGAATGATTTCACTCGCGCGATCTTTGTCAGTTTCATCGTCGAGAGCGCGATGATGCCGAGGGAGTCCTTCGGAAGATCGTCCTCTTTCTTCTTGGCGATCTTGAGCTTCCTAACCTCTGCGAAGAATGGCTTGATCGAGAAGACGACGTAGTCTGACGACTCCGATATCTTCGCGTTCATGCCCCGAGGAATCGTGTCATACCTGCGAGATTCGGTGTTGTAGATTACCAGATGCGCATCCCCCTCCTGGGGTTCGACCGAGTAGACAACCCATTTGCCGTCGTTGGAGATCGATTCTCCGGCGACTCTTTTCCACTGATCATATACGTCATGACTCAACGGTTTCTTCCCGGCCGTCTGGCCTAGCGCTATGCACATGGATGCGATGATGAACCCCGCGAGGAGAATGAAGCGCGATTTCATAGGCACTCCCAGATTAATCGTTTGATGGACTGCGTTCGGCAACCTAAGTTACGGCAGAGATGTGGCTGGAATAGTAATGATAATCCTGAATTCATCCAAGCCTTTGTTTTTCCCCGCCGTTTGTCGTAGATTTATCCAGCGGCATAGAAGTCTTCCATCCTACCAACCGATCAAACCGCACCATGACTGCACCCAAAGAGATCGTCAGGCTCGTCGAGCGCTTCGACCAGAACAGAGAACAGTATACCTCGGGAAACTACAACGAAGCGCAACTGCGCCAGGAGTTTCTGAACCCGTTCTTCTCAGCTCTGGGATGGGATGTTGAGAACCGGCAAGGGTACGCTGAGCCATATAAAGAGGTTATACACGAGGACGCAATAAAGATCGGCGCAGCGACGAAAGCGCCGGACTATGCGTTCCGCATCGGCGGCACGAGAAAGTTCTTTGTTGAAGCAAAAAATCCATCGGTGAATCTGAAAGAAGATTTTTCACCTTCCTACCAGCTTCGCCGTTACGCATGGTCGGCGAAACTCCCGCTCAGCATCCTTACCGACTTCCAGGAATTTGCCGTCTACGATTGTCGCACTCAACCTTTCAAGACAGACAAAGCCTCAACGGGCCGGGTTCGATATCTTACTTACAACGACTACGCAACGGAGTGGGAGTCCATCGCGACCGTCTTTTCCAAGGAAGCCGTCTTAAGAGGCGCCTATGACAAATTCGCCGAATCGACGAAAGGCAAGAAAGGAACGGCCGAGGTCGACGACGCGTTCCTCAAGGAAATCGAGTCGTGGCGCGACATACTTGCGAAGAACATCGCCCTCCGGAACCCGAAGCTCTCGCAGCCGCAACTCAACTTCGCCGTGCAGCGAACAATTGACCGGATCATTTTCCTCCGCATTTGCGAAGACCGCGGGATCGAACAGTACGGCCGCCTCCTCGCCCTCGTCAACGGAGAGCGCGTCTACCGGCGGCTGTACGAGCAATTCGAACACGCGGACGAAAAATACAACTCGGGACTTTTCCACTTTGAACCGGAGAAGGGGCGACCGGAACAGCCCGACGAGCTGAGCCTCTTGCTCCACATCGACGACAAACCGCTCAAAGAGATTATTGGCAACCTGTACTATCCGGATTGCCCGTACGAGTTCTCGGTGCTTCCTGCAGACATACTTGGCCAGGTCTACGAGCAATTCCTCGGAAAGGTCATCAGGCTCACAGCGGGCCATCAGGCGAAGGTCGAAGAGAAGCCGGAGGTGAAGAAGGCCGGCGGCGTCTACTACACGCCAACGTACATCGTCGATTACATCGTCAAGAACACCGTCGGCAAGTTGCTCAATCCCGAAACTTCCGAAACAGGGTCCGACAAAAGCAAACGTCACCCTGAGCGCAGTCCCGACGTTCTTAGTCGGGACGGAGTCGAAGGGTCTGCACACAAGCCAACGAAGCCCTTTACCCCCAAGGAAGCCGCGAAGCTTCGCATACTCGACCCCGCGTGCGGCTCGGGTTCGTTCCTCATTGGAGCGTACCAATATTTGCTCGACTGGCACCGCGACTGGTACTTCAACGACGGCCCTGAGAAACACGCAAGCGGCAGGAACGCGACGGTTTTTCGCGGGCCGGGGGGAGAGTGGCGCCTCACCACTGCGGAGCGGAAGCGTATTCTATTGAACAACATTTACGGTGTGGACATTGACTCGCAGGCGGTTGAGGTAACGAAGCTCTCCCTTCTGTTGAAAGTGCTGGAGGGCGAGAACGAGCAGACGATTTCGCAGCAGCTCAAGATGTTCCATCAGCGGGCTCTCCCCGACCTCGGCAGCAATATCAAGTGCGGCAATTCGCTCATTGGACCGGATTTCTACGATGGGAAACAACTCTCCCTACTGGATGAGCAGGAGAAGAATCGGATCAACGTCTTCGACTGGAAGAAAGAATTCATGGAGATCATGGAT
Above is a window of Ignavibacteriales bacterium DNA encoding:
- a CDS encoding prolyl oligopeptidase family serine peptidase, coding for MKSRFILLAGFIIASMCIALGQTAGKKPLSHDVYDQWKRVAGESISNDGKWVVYSVEPQEGDAHLVIYNTESRRYDTIPRGMNAKISESSDYVVFSIKPFFAEVRKLKIAKKKEDDLPKDSLGIIALSTMKLTKIARVKSFKLPEKGSGWVAYQLEKELPDTTKKGKRNVEKKSDDADPADEETTKKEEKGTTILLRNLLSGKDYSFPFGGDYAFSKNGKRFIAATTGNDSTVKAGVITVNTGKAFTDTSRAYIDTLAAGKGKFKGVVCDDEGTQAAYVADRDTSKAKQRYYSLYYWSENSTAPELLADTLTQGLPKKWLVSENGKLFFSKDGKRLFLGTAPVPMPEDTTMNDEESAKLDVWNWQDPLLQPQQLKNLDTEKKRSYTAVVNLKKRKFSQLATVAMPNVTVGLDGNADVAVGSTDVPYRQLVSWDASYRDVYVVDPVTGEAKKIAGKTRGNPTLSPSAQYVVWYAEEDTCWRAYSLKKEKTINLSAQIPFPVWNELNDVPDDPNPHGMMGWTKDDQDVLIYDRHDIWRIDPEGKKAPENLTRGLGRKEQLRFRYVRLDPEEKFLNPDAQILLDAFSFTDKSSGFYTMKLNDGQAPRKIVMQACDYSAPKKADKAEKLILTRSTFRECPDLYVSDMAMAKLERISDINPQQKEYLWGSVELISWIAADGKPIEGLLFKPENFDPKKKYPLISYFYERNSDLLHRYIAPAPSASTVNISLFVSRGYVIFVPDIRYQVGYPGKGAYDCVIPGIMKLIGEGYVDSSKIAIQGQSWGGYQVAYLVAHSHMFAAAGAGAPVSNMTSAYGGIRWESGMSRMFQYEKTQSRIGATLWEKPLLYIENSALFSAPDITTPLLIMANDADGAVPWYQGIELFTALRRLGKPAWMLTYNGEAHNLVQRKNRKDLSVRMLQFFDHYLMGQPEPVWMTRGIPAIEKGKTRGYELTK
- a CDS encoding D-2-hydroxyacid dehydrogenase, which gives rise to MKILITDGISPEGAKILLDAGHDVDQVKYTPEELLTNIGKYDCIIVRSATKVTREVIEAGKNLKVIARGGVGLDNIDVEVAKAKNLAVLNTPGASAISVAELAIGHMFALSRFLHVSKMDMIAGKWPKKEYSKGIELTGKTLGVMGFGNIGKETARRALGLSMNVLAFDPPFTMMDFVVRITTREKLLEASDFITLHIPADKKAGPAIGKKEFDMMKKGAILINCSRGGVVDESALLDALESGKVAGAALDVFMNEPPTDAQKALINHPRVSVSPHIGGSTIEGQERVGIEIAQRVVKAFNPDAFH
- a CDS encoding endonuclease domain-containing protein; the encoded protein is MASRTKALSATMTLHFNITPLKKRRRYLRTHLPKAEVLLWMRLSNRQMLGFKFRRQYSVDKFVIDFYCTELRLAIEVDGDSHFTPRARIYDRGRQHHIESFGIRFLRVMNEDVYHNLEAVLDEIESTIRAIEGRG
- a CDS encoding DUF1015 family protein — encoded protein: MATVRPFKAFRPKPEFAGEVAAKPYDVLSSEEARLEVRGNPLSFLHVGKPEIDLDPAIDHYDPRVYTKGKENLQKLIDQKILAEDPAPYLYVYAQTMEGRTQYGIVGCASVEEYLNDTIKKHELTRRDKEEDRCNHVRVTNSHSGPIFLTYPDNAEIDAIVEAVTKQPPENDHVAADGIRHQSWVIRDSGTVQKLQDLFSGIRNLYVADGHHRTAAAAIVGRERKLANPNHRGDEEYNFFLAVCFPASQLKILDYNRVVKDLSGLSPEAFFEKVKKTFAVAHIQGRPRLARKGEFGLYLDGEWYLLSAPDSLLMNSDPVERLDVTIIQKHLLDPILGIKDPRVDKRIDFVGGIRGLGELEKRVDSGEMKLAICMFPTSIHELIAIADAGKIMPPKSTWFEPKLRDGLFVHFLE
- a CDS encoding N-6 DNA methylase; translation: MTAPKEIVRLVERFDQNREQYTSGNYNEAQLRQEFLNPFFSALGWDVENRQGYAEPYKEVIHEDAIKIGAATKAPDYAFRIGGTRKFFVEAKNPSVNLKEDFSPSYQLRRYAWSAKLPLSILTDFQEFAVYDCRTQPFKTDKASTGRVRYLTYNDYATEWESIATVFSKEAVLRGAYDKFAESTKGKKGTAEVDDAFLKEIESWRDILAKNIALRNPKLSQPQLNFAVQRTIDRIIFLRICEDRGIEQYGRLLALVNGERVYRRLYEQFEHADEKYNSGLFHFEPEKGRPEQPDELSLLLHIDDKPLKEIIGNLYYPDCPYEFSVLPADILGQVYEQFLGKVIRLTAGHQAKVEEKPEVKKAGGVYYTPTYIVDYIVKNTVGKLLNPETSETGSDKSKRHPERSPDVLSRDGVEGSAHKPTKPFTPKEAAKLRILDPACGSGSFLIGAYQYLLDWHRDWYFNDGPEKHASGRNATVFRGPGGEWRLTTAERKRILLNNIYGVDIDSQAVEVTKLSLLLKVLEGENEQTISQQLKMFHQRALPDLGSNIKCGNSLIGPDFYDGKQLSLLDEQEKNRINVFDWKKEFMEIMDAGGFDAVIGNPPYVRQEGLSFAKDYFEAHFKTFRSTADLYVGFVEMGLRLLRPLGHFGMIISNKWLRADYGDRLRDFLQKEASLSCIIDLSGLPVFEGATVRTIILICSRSKVKRLEFQYLPPMSIEDFRTIRSGGELERMACNRSHMISVQSLSSTGWSLSRSSSTRLVQKLVDGKTLLGEYIKRGPFFGIKTGFNEAFIIDQEARNKLVEKDRRCADIIKPLVGGRDVQRYHLDFDHKYLIWTYIGVPINKYPSILKHLTKFEDRLKKRSDQGNEWWELRACDYYEDFQKPKIIYPDISTSCRFTLDLDGFFGSNTSYVIPSDNLYLLALLNSRVANFYFHEVCAGLESKGTTYLRFFGQYLSGFPVCQIDSTIASDKSRHDKMVQLVEQMLSLHKQLPAAKTEQEKTVIQRQIDATDKQIDQLVYELYGLTEEEIRIVEGIE
- a CDS encoding superoxide dismutase family protein, which translates into the protein MKSSLTAVLTCVLAFTAAAQHDMQKMGNVPLKAIALLAPAKDKTVKGVVTFTQSDNGVKVYAHLEGLTPGKHGFHIHEFGDCTAADLTSAGGHFNPTQSSHGAPADEMRHSGDLGNIVADEKGMAILEWVDPMMQLSGPNAIIGHAVIVHAKEDDLKTQPTGNAGAREACGVIGIAK